Genomic window (Tolypothrix sp. NIES-4075):
AGTTGTAGAACTGATCAATTCTTATGAAGAATGGAGTCATTCGCTTTCCGAGCGGGAGATAACAGTTGCTTTATTGTATGCTTCAGCTTATGGCAATACAGCAACTTTAGCGCAAGCGATCGCTCTCGGATTAACTAAAGGTGGTGTCGCGGTAGAATCAATTAACTGCGAATTTGCCGAACCTGATGAAATCCGCGCTGCTGTGGAAAAGGCAGATGGTTTTATCATCGGTTCTCCAACCCTTGGTGGTCACGCACCCACCCCAGTGCAAACAGCTTTAGGTCTTGTCCTCGGTGTTGGTGATAACACCAAACTTGCCGGTGTCTTTGGTTCCTATGGCTGGAGTGGCGAAGCATTTGATTTAATAGAAGGCAAACTTAGAGATGCTGGATATCGGTTTGGGTTTGAAACGATGCGTGTCAAGTTCAAACCCTCGGATGTCATTCTCAAGCAGTGTGAAGAAACCGGTACAGACTTTGCCCAAACTCTGAGAAAGGCGAAAAAATTGCGTTTGCCACAACAAGCTGTAACTCCTGTGGAACAAGCCGTTGGTAGAATTGTCGGTTCGCTGTGTGTAATTACCGCAAAGCAAGGAGAAGTCTCCACAGCGATGTTAGGTGCTTGGGTAAGCCAAGCAACCTTCAACCCACCTGGAATCACCGTTGGTATTGCCAAAGACCGAGCGATCGAATCTTTGATGTATTCTGGGGGTAAGTTTGCCCTGAACATCTTAGCTGAAGGCAATCAACAAGATTTTGTCAAGCACTTCCGCAAATCTTTTGCCCCAGGTGAAGAGCGATTTTCCGGCTTCTCTACAGAAATTGCCGAAAATGGCTGTTTAGTCCTCACCGATGCCTCAGCATATCTTGAGTGTTCTGTCAACCAACGCATGGAATGTGGCGATCACTGGGTTGTCTATGCCACCGTTGACAACGGAAAATTACTCAAACCTGATGCTGTGACTGCCGTTCACCATCGCAAATCCGGTAATCATTATTAGGATGCGCGTAGGCGATCGCTAATTACATCATGTCCGTTTAACTAATTATATATGTTCGTAGTAAGGACTTCAGTCCTTATCCGATCGCATGAGGACTGAAGTCCTCACTACGAACTTATCGCTCATATAACCGGACACGACAATAACCGCCTTGGCTAAACAATAGCCAAGGCGGTTTGTTGTATCGGCTCTTATCCGGATGAAGTATGTGCTTATCAGTATTTGTATATGTTTGTCTGTAATTCCTTAATTCTTTGATGTATTCCACCCAATTGAAAACCACAATAATGCTTTGCCCGCGCGATATCAATACAATCAGCGCTGCTTTTGCTCGCATCTTAAAAAAGTTAAATATTATACCTTTTTTATTCAGTATACTGCCATCAATTCTATATATATTCTCCGCCATCAACTATAAAATACTTGAATCGGTGTGAGAAAATTCCGCAATTGCCACAAAGACAATTGAATATATAATGTGTAATCTTTGACTATAACTTCAGTAGTTAGCATCTTTTATAGTAAATGCCAACTACTACCACAACGCTTTTATAATATTTTGCCTTACTCATGACCCCAGAACACAGCAAGATTAAATTTCCCCTCTGGCAATATCTCAACCAGCCCCTATTTAGCCACGATAATAAGTTGGTATTAAATCCTCATCGCTTTGCCAACATCTGGCGAATAGAACTTCTTAAAAGGTGTTGGGCTAAAGAATGTGATGCTAAAGGACCGCAACAGCATTAAATAGCCACTTGCCAATTTTAGATTTTGCGAAAAGTTGAGCCAGTCGCTTGGGGAGGCAGTGCGTTGCGGGGGTTCCCCCCGTTGTAGCACCTGCCGTCGGGTTTCCCGACTTGGGCGACCTGGCGCCCGTCGGAGGTTTCCGACGCTCGCGGACTCGCTAACGCTACGCTATCCGTTCAAACTTGGCGTTGCCGTTGGCATCAAAGCTTTTCAAGACGGATTTTGGCATCCCTGAATATTAGTATGGAATCCGTAATTTATCGTAGAGACGTTCCGAGGGAACGTCTCTGCCGACAGTCACGCATGTGGCATGGTGACTTTCCGCAAAATCCAAAATGTCTAAGTTTCGTCCAAAGAACGAGGTTTTTTGCCGTCAAGCAAAGCACTAACAGTCATGTCTCCCATGACATTAATCGCAGTGCGGCAGCGATCCAAAAACCAGTCTACCGTAACTAACAAAGCAATATACTGAGTCGGTAAACCAACGGAAGTAAACACCAGAGTCATCGTTACCAATCCTGCATTCGGAATACCCGCTGCCCCCACCGATGCAAAAATCGACGTGAGGATGACAATTAACTGCTGTCCCAAATTCAAATGTTGCCCAATCACTTGGGAAATAAACAATGCAGACATTGCCTCATAAAGGGCAGTACCATCATTATTAAAGTTTGCCCCAACCAACGCCCCTAAAGAAGCAGAAGACTCCCGCAAGCCGATTTTTGTCTGTAAAACTTCAAAGGTTATAGGCATTGCCACCGTTGAAGAAGAAGTGGAAAAAGCTGTCAAAAAGGCATCAGCACCGCCAGCTAAAAACTTCAACGGGTTCACCCAAGAACCAAATTTGACTCTAGTGAGGTAGTAACAAGCTTGTAATGCCAGCGCTACCAGCACCGCCACGATGAAGGCAAACAGAGATTTAAATGGCGAAAAGCCTTGCAAGGCAACAGTTTTAGCCACAATTCCAAATACTGCCAAAGGTACTAAGGCAATCACCCAGTTGAGGATGCGAATTACTGCCTCAAACAAAGTCCCGACTAAATCCTCAATCGGTTGGTATCCTCTTTTTCCTTCAGCGATTTGTTCTGATTTTATTGCCCGCAAAACGATACCAAAGCTCAAAGCAATTACAATCAGTTGTATAACGTTATTATCAACCAACGGCTTGAGGACGGCTTCCGGTACAGCGTCTTTGACTAATCCCCAAGGGTCAAGACTTTGACTGGCTGCTTGTGTATTTTCTGGAGCCGCCAAACGCCCCCAAGTACCGGGACGCAGGATATTTGCTACTAAAAGTCCAACCAGTATTGCTACGGTTGTATTAGTTAAAAGTAATACAGCTAACTTGCGTCCGGCTGTTCCGGGAATATTCGTAGTCATGAAGGTATGCAATACTGCTACGAGAATCAGCGGTGTAGCTAAGGCGCGGAGTGCTTTCAGCACCAATTCAGCAGGAATTGCTAAGTTGTTGATAAAGTCTTTATTGGCTGCGTTGGGGTTGCCTGCACCTAAAGCAATTCCTAAGCCGATCGCCAGTACTAAGGCGATGATAATTTGCAATGTGAGAGGGATACGCTGCCACCAAGGGCGGGGTTTAGTGTCAGGCTTAATGCTTTCTGTTTCGTTCATTGCGTTTTGGAAGACTGAGGAATTGCATCTATTGAAACACGACTCAAGAGATTTCACTCTTTGTACAATCTGTAGTGATTCCAACTACAACAGCATTACTGTCAATTACATAAATTTTGATAAATAATGACGATAATTTTTGCGGATTGTACGCAAAGTACGAGGATTTTTGCTAACACCGAATAGATGCGATCGCTTTTATTTAATCTTTACATAATCTTACTTAATTTTAAGCTAAACTTTACTTAACCTTAAAGCGTGTCACAATAGCATCTACCCAAGTAAATTTACTGAGTCTTTTAGTAATTTAATACCAAAAAACCATTAAAAAAGGCGGGTATTGCAATAATGATGACAAATTTAGAAATAAGTAAGCGTAAGCAAAAGTACTTAGAAGAGTCTTTAATTGAAGCCGGTTTGATAACGCCATCTCAACTAGAAACGGCACTTCAAGAACAAAATTCGTCTGGCAGACATTTGCAAGAAATTCTTACAAAACATGGCTGGATTGAACTGCAAACTATTAAGTATTTTCTCGAAAAAGTAGCCTTGCCAGAACAATCAGCACCTAATCAAAAAAAGCTTGAACAAAACAACAATTCAATAGAACAAACGAGCCATAGAGAACAGCTTTTACCTAAGTTTGCAGTGAATCTCTCACCCAAAAGTACTTTGCAATTTCTGTTTTTAGTCATACTCTGTCTTTGTATTGCCAGTCTCACCGGACAGTTCTGTATATATTTTCTGCCTGACTTTCCTGGTAGAGAAATTTTAGCAGGAATATTTAATGTTGACTTTGAGCAAAATATTCCCTCAGTATATTCTGCGGCTGCTTTACTATTTTGTTCTTTTCTTTTGTTTATAATTGCCTATGCCAAGAAAGTAGCTGGTGAACCGCGTCAGATGCAATGGAGAGCATTATCAATTATCTTTCTGTATCTTTCCGGCGATGAATTCATGAGCTTGCATGAAAAATTTATGGATCCTGTACATAATACACTCAAGACTAGTGGCATTTTTCACTTTGCTTGGGTGATACCTGGTGCTATCTTTGTAGTCATTTGCTTGCTAGCTTTTGAGGGTAAGTGCGATTTGTTAGCGCGACAAGCAGAAGAACGCATCTACGCCTTAACATAAGCATATTTTCTTTGTCACTGTGTATGAAAGCTTCGTTACTGTAGTTTAATAGAAAACGCTTGTGTTGTTTGCCGGTGTTGGGTAACGTATATGTCTTTTGTTCCTTTGCACATTCACAGTGATTACAGCTTGCTTGATGGCGCCAGTCAGTTACCGGAGTTGATCGATCAAGCACTTGCCCTCGGTATGAAAGCGATCGCTCTGACGGATCATGGTGTCATGTATGGTGCGATCGAACTGATCAAAGCCTGCCGCAGTAGAAATATTAAGCCAATTATTGGCAACGAAATGTATATCATTAACGGGGATATCGAAAAACAAGAACGTCGTCCCCGTTATCATCAAATCGTTTTAGCGAAAAATACAAAAGGTTACAAAAATTTAGTTAAATTAACTACAATTTCTCACCTCAAAGGTGTGCAAGGTAAAGGTATATTTTCTCGTCCTTGCATCAACAAAGACTTACTAAAAGAATATCATGAAGGTTTGATAGTTACTAGTGCTTGTTTGGGCGGAGAAATACCCCAAGCAATTCTCAGCAATCGACCCGATGCCGCACGTAAAGTCGCTCAATGGTATAAAGAAGTATTTGGCGATGATTTTTATTTAGA
Coding sequences:
- a CDS encoding diflavin flavoprotein; this translates as MSDSKPRDVQILPIATNTTVMRARSWSRLRFEIEYALERGTTSNCYLIEGDKTALVDPPAETFTDIFIEGLRHSFDFKKLDYVILGHFSPNRIATFKALLEFAPQITFVCSLPAAGDLRTTFPDRDLKIIVMRGKETLDLGKGHVLKFVPTPSPRWPAGLCTYDQQTQILYTDKLFATHICGEQVFDENREALKEDQRYYYDCLMAPHATHVQAVLEKLSELQVRMIATGHGPLVRYGVVELINSYEEWSHSLSEREITVALLYASAYGNTATLAQAIALGLTKGGVAVESINCEFAEPDEIRAAVEKADGFIIGSPTLGGHAPTPVQTALGLVLGVGDNTKLAGVFGSYGWSGEAFDLIEGKLRDAGYRFGFETMRVKFKPSDVILKQCEETGTDFAQTLRKAKKLRLPQQAVTPVEQAVGRIVGSLCVITAKQGEVSTAMLGAWVSQATFNPPGITVGIAKDRAIESLMYSGGKFALNILAEGNQQDFVKHFRKSFAPGEERFSGFSTEIAENGCLVLTDASAYLECSVNQRMECGDHWVVYATVDNGKLLKPDAVTAVHHRKSGNHY
- a CDS encoding dicarboxylate/amino acid:cation symporter — translated: MNETESIKPDTKPRPWWQRIPLTLQIIIALVLAIGLGIALGAGNPNAANKDFINNLAIPAELVLKALRALATPLILVAVLHTFMTTNIPGTAGRKLAVLLLTNTTVAILVGLLVANILRPGTWGRLAAPENTQAASQSLDPWGLVKDAVPEAVLKPLVDNNVIQLIVIALSFGIVLRAIKSEQIAEGKRGYQPIEDLVGTLFEAVIRILNWVIALVPLAVFGIVAKTVALQGFSPFKSLFAFIVAVLVALALQACYYLTRVKFGSWVNPLKFLAGGADAFLTAFSTSSSTVAMPITFEVLQTKIGLRESSASLGALVGANFNNDGTALYEAMSALFISQVIGQHLNLGQQLIVILTSIFASVGAAGIPNAGLVTMTLVFTSVGLPTQYIALLVTVDWFLDRCRTAINVMGDMTVSALLDGKKPRSLDET